A genomic region of Planococcus kocurii contains the following coding sequences:
- a CDS encoding HNH endonuclease, whose protein sequence is MNSFIVMQGETYQEERNAEVLWSPRVDKSGMIPHSWKRMQELKKGDIVFHYVKGFLVAISHVREDCKHGTKPKSTDEQQDSTEEAFIARAVYRELDNPLSIKAFFSDIEPLLPVKYAAFQEDASGNSGYLYPCNEELAMKFLELISALNIFTLEVEQLELSMEVIKKTEHDPLISLIAEAELQIKMKMRRGKEQFRESLLPLWNGECPLCGIGIDAVLKATHAKPWKDSSAEERLDAFNGILLCANHAALYSAGFIAFTGGGSLRISSQIPEEHYPTYQLKRGIKIPVSPEHALYLRWHKRIVFVELPKVKLLVNQQ, encoded by the coding sequence ATGAATAGTTTTATTGTTATGCAAGGAGAGACCTATCAAGAAGAACGCAACGCAGAGGTTCTTTGGTCACCGAGGGTTGATAAATCGGGGATGATTCCACACTCTTGGAAACGAATGCAGGAGTTAAAAAAAGGCGATATCGTTTTTCATTATGTAAAAGGATTTTTAGTAGCTATTAGTCATGTACGAGAAGATTGTAAACATGGAACCAAACCTAAAAGTACAGACGAGCAGCAGGACAGTACTGAAGAGGCATTTATCGCACGGGCTGTTTATCGCGAATTGGACAATCCGTTATCCATTAAGGCGTTTTTTAGCGACATAGAGCCTTTACTGCCCGTAAAATACGCGGCATTTCAAGAAGATGCTAGTGGCAATTCAGGTTATTTGTATCCATGCAATGAAGAACTGGCGATGAAATTTTTAGAACTAATTAGCGCCTTAAATATTTTCACCTTGGAAGTCGAACAATTGGAGTTGTCAATGGAAGTGATTAAAAAAACAGAGCATGATCCATTAATCAGCTTGATTGCAGAAGCAGAACTACAAATCAAAATGAAAATGCGTAGAGGTAAAGAACAATTCAGAGAAAGTTTATTGCCGCTTTGGAACGGAGAATGTCCACTTTGTGGAATTGGTATTGACGCTGTGTTGAAAGCGACGCATGCCAAGCCTTGGAAAGACAGCTCAGCTGAAGAACGGCTAGATGCTTTTAATGGCATCTTACTTTGTGCCAATCATGCTGCTTTGTATTCAGCGGGGTTCATCGCATTTACCGGAGGTGGAAGTCTCCGTATTTCGAGTCAAATTCCAGAAGAACATTATCCCACCTACCAATTAAAAAGAGGGATAAAAATACCCGTTTCGCCAGAGCATGCTCTTTATTTAAGATGGCATAAACGAATCGTTTTTGTCGAACTGCCTAAAGTGAAACTGCTGGTCAATCAACAATAA
- a CDS encoding ATP:cob(I)alamin adenosyltransferase, whose translation MKKDMRYLCYPFMRESAVTVDFEIRTDSLTTRIGEALSLTQDIEAIQRDLQILQPMAYHLNGSVRGKIAVHEEDLIELSNMYDYYVNFTKDKIGNFVLPQGTHAACVLHVCRSEAKKSVRALHKVSLEKEIPNILFDYANLLANVLFTMAVYVNQHHGVEEIPFVSKSYPTRPKKKEVTNQQ comes from the coding sequence ATGAAAAAAGACATGCGTTATCTTTGTTATCCATTTATGCGGGAATCCGCAGTTACTGTGGATTTTGAAATTAGGACTGATTCGTTGACTACCCGAATCGGAGAAGCCCTGTCACTGACACAAGATATAGAAGCTATACAACGAGATCTGCAGATTTTACAACCTATGGCTTATCATTTGAACGGCTCAGTTCGCGGTAAAATAGCCGTTCATGAGGAAGACTTGATTGAGCTAAGTAACATGTATGATTATTATGTAAACTTCACAAAGGATAAAATCGGTAATTTTGTTTTGCCGCAAGGAACACACGCTGCATGCGTCCTGCATGTTTGTCGCAGTGAAGCGAAAAAATCAGTAAGGGCCTTGCACAAAGTGAGTTTAGAAAAAGAAATACCGAACATTCTCTTTGATTATGCCAATTTGTTAGCCAACGTGCTGTTTACGATGGCTGTTTATGTTAATCAGCATCACGGAGTGGAAGAAATCCCGTTCGTCAGCAAGTCCTATCCAACTAGACCTAAAAAGAAAGAAGTGACCAATCAACAATGA
- a CDS encoding ABC transporter substrate-binding protein gives MKISSFKYVAIGAVVLTLGACQSETTEKTDAEPTNKGEEQANYTVTDDLDNELTFEKVPETVVSLIPSNTEILYGIGAGEKVIGATDYDNYPAEAAEVERVSDSVVFNAERIIEMDPDVVIGYSTGAPTGYEELEAAGIQVFVIESAQSFEDVYGDIEQISTVMGLEDKGDTLNSSIQQQIEEVQEKIEGVEAKKQVFFEISPSPEIYTAGQKTFQQEILNHANVENIFGDLEGWPKISEEEVITRNPEIITTTVSYTEDPIGEIKAREGWSDIEAIQNDQVFFLDSDITSRPGPRIGDAVELVAKTIYPDLFN, from the coding sequence ATGAAAATTTCCTCGTTCAAATACGTAGCTATCGGAGCAGTTGTTTTAACTCTAGGTGCTTGTCAATCAGAAACAACAGAAAAAACAGATGCAGAACCAACGAATAAAGGAGAGGAGCAAGCAAACTATACCGTTACAGATGATTTAGACAACGAGTTGACGTTTGAAAAAGTACCTGAAACAGTTGTCTCACTTATTCCAAGTAATACTGAAATTTTGTATGGCATTGGAGCAGGAGAAAAAGTGATTGGCGCGACTGATTATGATAATTATCCAGCAGAAGCAGCTGAAGTTGAACGTGTTTCAGATTCAGTCGTTTTTAACGCAGAACGCATCATTGAAATGGATCCAGATGTCGTCATCGGTTATTCTACAGGTGCGCCAACCGGTTATGAAGAGTTAGAAGCTGCAGGTATCCAAGTATTTGTTATTGAATCAGCGCAATCTTTTGAAGATGTGTATGGCGACATCGAACAAATTTCGACCGTCATGGGTCTTGAAGACAAAGGGGATACGTTAAATAGCTCAATTCAGCAGCAAATTGAAGAAGTACAAGAAAAAATAGAAGGGGTAGAAGCGAAAAAACAAGTGTTTTTCGAAATCAGTCCTTCGCCCGAAATTTATACAGCAGGTCAAAAAACGTTCCAACAAGAAATACTGAACCATGCCAATGTCGAAAATATCTTTGGTGACCTCGAAGGATGGCCAAAAATTTCAGAAGAAGAAGTCATTACACGAAATCCAGAAATTATCACAACAACGGTTTCTTATACGGAAGATCCAATCGGGGAGATCAAAGCACGTGAAGGCTGGAGCGATATCGAAGCGATTCAAAACGATCAAGTCTTTTTCTTGGATTCTGATATCACATCACGCCCTGGACCGCGCATTGGTGACGCTGTGGAATTAGTAGCTAAAACAATTTACCCAGATTTATTTAACTAA
- a CDS encoding arylamine N-acetyltransferase family protein, giving the protein MMNKEKYLARFNASAIQEYYLQDLTELQSLHMQNIPFENLDVMRHVPIYLNLEKIYEKIVNQRRGGYCYELNGLFHWLLSQLGYQAKLISATVQRPNGTWAKADTHAAILVEFDTLYLVDAGFGDSTVSPIPLGGERHTDHSGTYRIEKVDDVYYDLIRENEENEKVLYRFSTDEKQLVDFHEGCVFNQVSKDSSFTHNDLVTRATQNGRITLSDHQLTRSENGQKTKIELSPADKRNVLKREFGIDPDSLK; this is encoded by the coding sequence ATGATGAATAAAGAAAAATACTTAGCTCGTTTTAACGCTTCTGCGATTCAAGAATATTATTTGCAAGATTTGACTGAATTGCAATCTTTGCATATGCAAAATATCCCATTCGAAAATTTAGACGTTATGCGACATGTTCCAATTTACTTAAACTTAGAGAAAATTTATGAAAAAATTGTTAATCAACGGCGAGGTGGATATTGTTACGAATTGAATGGGTTGTTTCACTGGCTTCTCAGTCAGTTAGGATATCAAGCAAAACTAATATCGGCAACCGTTCAAAGACCAAATGGCACTTGGGCGAAAGCTGATACGCATGCGGCGATTCTCGTGGAGTTTGATACGCTTTACTTAGTAGATGCCGGTTTTGGAGACTCGACGGTGAGTCCAATTCCGCTTGGTGGTGAACGCCATACTGATCACAGTGGTACTTACCGCATCGAAAAAGTGGATGACGTTTATTATGATCTGATTCGTGAAAATGAAGAGAACGAAAAAGTGCTTTATAGATTTTCAACAGATGAAAAGCAGCTGGTTGACTTTCATGAAGGATGTGTCTTTAATCAAGTATCTAAAGACTCTTCTTTTACACACAATGACTTAGTCACTCGGGCAACTCAAAACGGACGAATTACTTTGTCAGATCATCAGTTAACACGCTCAGAAAATGGACAAAAAACAAAAATCGAGCTGTCTCCAGCCGATAAGAGGAACGTATTAAAAAGGGAGTTCGGAATAGATCCAGATAGCTTGAAATAA
- a CDS encoding LacI family DNA-binding transcriptional regulator, giving the protein MKKEGRVIDLVSTTDVAKHAGVSQTTVSRVLNKPDQVRKDTYDKVMAAVNELNYSLGGVEETVPFTANANQVKTIHLVVGSLDDPIFTEATPAIINYAKQQGYEVISHFIAKENESDVFDAVLSSKAQGIVLISVLLNKEEYDKISESNTPVILLNSNYSGSHHSIGLNDTEAGYLAAHHLIEMNHQEIAWVGGTLNNPSYNNRLLGFIQAIQEQKIKVRKKRLVVTETDKNSLFKAFKNLQALKKKPTAIVAATDEIAIQLLDFYQQEGYQIPQDISIVGIGNSEIGQHSSLNLTSVGTSDSLENLGQEAVKRLFDMLLYNQDEAFNVTRDVQFYERKTTALR; this is encoded by the coding sequence ATGAAAAAAGAAGGTAGGGTGATCGATTTGGTATCAACGACTGATGTAGCAAAACATGCAGGTGTATCACAAACGACTGTTTCACGCGTACTGAATAAACCAGATCAAGTAAGGAAAGATACGTACGATAAAGTAATGGCTGCAGTGAATGAGCTAAATTATTCATTGGGTGGAGTAGAGGAGACTGTTCCATTTACTGCGAATGCGAACCAAGTGAAAACAATTCATTTGGTAGTTGGATCATTAGATGATCCAATCTTTACTGAAGCCACCCCGGCTATTATAAATTATGCAAAGCAGCAAGGCTATGAAGTAATTAGTCATTTTATTGCAAAAGAAAATGAATCGGATGTATTCGATGCGGTATTGTCTAGCAAAGCACAAGGCATCGTTTTGATTTCTGTGTTACTGAATAAAGAAGAGTATGATAAAATAAGTGAATCGAACACACCGGTGATTTTGCTGAACTCTAATTATTCAGGTAGTCATCATTCAATTGGCTTGAATGACACTGAAGCTGGGTATTTAGCTGCCCATCATTTAATAGAAATGAACCATCAAGAAATTGCTTGGGTAGGAGGTACATTGAATAATCCCTCTTATAATAATCGTCTTCTAGGATTTATTCAAGCTATTCAAGAACAGAAAATCAAAGTTCGTAAAAAGCGGTTAGTGGTTACGGAGACAGATAAAAACTCGTTATTTAAAGCTTTTAAGAATTTACAAGCATTAAAGAAAAAGCCGACAGCTATTGTTGCTGCTACTGATGAAATTGCCATCCAATTACTGGATTTTTATCAACAGGAAGGCTATCAAATTCCACAAGACATCAGCATCGTTGGAATTGGCAATTCAGAGATTGGCCAACATTCATCTCTGAACTTAACTTCTGTCGGAACGTCCGATAGCCTGGAAAATTTAGGTCAAGAAGCGGTAAAAAGACTATTTGATATGCTTCTTTACAATCAAGACGAAGCCTTTAATGTGACTAGAGATGTGCAGTTTTACGAACGGAAAACGACTGCTCTGCGTTAA
- a CDS encoding YqcI/YcgG family protein, with translation MITTNSALLTKEDFTTRTDLPQWLLAEYTTFHKTVTDKTFPCYFGMNGEMKGELRYAYITQEDWRNLPAAVDAFLTLFDDPKHKRHGLFVFVEPFKKEASLETYRQQFWDILQYLHDEDDTEWPKEAPRDPDHYLWDFTFKGEPIFIFGNTPAYKQRKTRDLGNAMVLGFQPRRIFKGLTGTEKGGIMSRDKVRQRVEAWDHLPTHPDISHFGDPQHNEWKQFFIGDDSEPIQGKCPFTHKEMK, from the coding sequence ATGATTACGACAAACTCAGCTTTATTAACGAAAGAAGATTTTACAACACGCACAGACTTGCCTCAATGGCTATTAGCCGAATACACTACTTTTCACAAAACTGTAACGGATAAAACTTTTCCATGCTACTTCGGCATGAACGGCGAGATGAAGGGAGAATTACGCTATGCGTATATCACACAAGAAGACTGGCGCAATTTACCTGCAGCTGTTGATGCATTCTTAACGTTATTTGATGATCCAAAGCATAAACGCCACGGGTTATTTGTCTTTGTTGAGCCTTTCAAGAAAGAAGCTTCACTTGAAACTTATCGGCAACAGTTTTGGGACATTTTGCAATACTTACATGATGAAGATGACACAGAATGGCCGAAAGAAGCCCCGCGCGATCCAGACCATTATTTATGGGATTTTACTTTTAAAGGGGAACCCATCTTTATTTTTGGCAATACACCCGCTTATAAACAGCGCAAAACTCGTGACCTCGGCAATGCGATGGTTTTAGGATTCCAGCCCCGCCGTATTTTTAAAGGATTAACAGGAACTGAAAAAGGCGGCATAATGTCACGTGATAAAGTTCGGCAACGTGTAGAAGCATGGGATCATTTGCCAACTCATCCCGACATTAGCCACTTTGGTGACCCACAACATAACGAATGGAAGCAATTTTTCATCGGTGACGACAGCGAACCTATTCAAGGGAAATGTCCATTTACCCACAAAGAAATGAAATGA
- a CDS encoding DUF2207 domain-containing protein, producing MHKKNQFIVLWTLLVFMLFPLQALAVDYSISKVTIDAQVTSNGTVAVTENHTYKFQDDFNGIIREIVPKKGTSIHEFTASEQGKELKVERDEELYNIFRSGENETITIELRYEIQGAVDTYADGAEFYWPFFDDRNDSDYEQMTITITPPAASEKTAFTGYDGAYQTGSLQRDGGVQFDMGKVLAGSNGDVRVIFDKHLFPSLPQKDGLVLADLAADKEQMANDAAALLAKQQAGKSIGNWLIPAAGAALLALFAWAFSHARKTKQQAKPDTPHFFVPKQKMSIPATLYFTKSSILTPAVTAAALMELVRKQKIEQLSEEKFRLIDRNPEFIHEATLIELLFDKVGDGEIFETKELESYTKQELNHASYTDSITLWQQGIQEEVKQYELYGKHPLLRGIVGTSGLAFGVASIFFGLLELFPMMVVSIIIAICFIGFCFYSPITYKGHVIREEWKQLRTAMKNLEPTAWNHLTQDEKMRAFSYLLGADEKSTNLTTLSFTTAYSDSAFADFGLFYNPVLLTGLFVAAYSSTSTSASASGAISAGGGVSGGGGGSGAF from the coding sequence ATGCACAAGAAAAACCAATTTATCGTTTTATGGACCCTGCTCGTTTTCATGTTGTTTCCTCTTCAAGCATTGGCTGTGGACTATTCTATTTCTAAAGTCACCATCGATGCGCAAGTAACTAGCAACGGAACGGTTGCTGTCACAGAAAATCATACGTACAAATTTCAAGATGATTTTAATGGCATTATACGGGAAATCGTTCCAAAAAAAGGAACGTCGATTCATGAGTTTACCGCTTCTGAACAGGGGAAAGAATTAAAAGTCGAACGGGATGAAGAACTATACAACATCTTCCGTTCAGGTGAAAATGAAACCATTACCATCGAATTGCGTTACGAAATTCAAGGAGCTGTCGATACATACGCGGACGGCGCTGAATTTTATTGGCCATTTTTTGATGACCGCAACGACAGTGACTATGAACAAATGACAATAACCATTACACCGCCTGCTGCTTCAGAAAAAACAGCTTTTACCGGTTACGATGGTGCTTACCAAACCGGCAGTTTACAACGTGATGGTGGGGTTCAGTTTGACATGGGCAAGGTATTAGCAGGCTCTAATGGAGACGTCCGCGTCATTTTTGACAAACATCTATTCCCGAGTCTACCTCAGAAAGACGGTTTGGTCCTCGCTGACTTAGCAGCTGACAAAGAGCAAATGGCAAACGACGCTGCAGCTTTGTTAGCTAAACAACAGGCAGGAAAATCTATTGGCAACTGGCTGATTCCAGCTGCCGGAGCAGCGTTACTGGCTTTATTCGCTTGGGCTTTTAGTCATGCGCGCAAAACCAAGCAGCAAGCAAAACCAGACACGCCTCACTTTTTCGTACCGAAGCAAAAAATGAGCATTCCGGCGACTCTCTATTTTACTAAGTCCTCCATTTTAACACCTGCTGTAACAGCAGCCGCCTTAATGGAACTGGTACGTAAACAAAAGATTGAACAGCTATCAGAAGAAAAATTCCGACTGATCGACCGCAATCCTGAATTTATTCACGAGGCTACGTTAATCGAACTGCTTTTTGATAAAGTAGGTGATGGTGAAATTTTTGAAACAAAAGAGTTGGAAAGCTACACAAAACAAGAGCTGAATCATGCTTCTTACACCGACTCTATCACTCTTTGGCAGCAAGGCATTCAAGAAGAGGTCAAACAGTATGAGCTTTACGGCAAACACCCCTTGTTACGTGGGATCGTTGGAACTAGCGGACTGGCATTTGGTGTAGCCTCCATCTTTTTCGGGCTCTTAGAATTGTTTCCAATGATGGTTGTTTCTATAATCATTGCTATTTGCTTTATTGGATTTTGTTTTTACTCTCCGATTACTTATAAAGGCCATGTGATTCGAGAAGAATGGAAACAGCTACGGACTGCGATGAAAAATCTAGAGCCAACAGCTTGGAATCATTTAACGCAAGACGAAAAGATGCGTGCTTTTAGCTACCTACTTGGGGCAGACGAGAAATCCACCAACCTTACAACACTAAGCTTCACCACTGCCTATAGCGATTCGGCATTTGCAGATTTCGGATTGTTTTATAATCCTGTTTTGTTGACTGGACTGTTTGTTGCTGCCTATTCCAGCACCAGCACTTCTGCTAGTGCTTCAGGAGCGATATCTGCGGGCGGGGGTGTTAGCGGTGGCGGTGGTGGATCTGGTGCATTTTAA
- a CDS encoding potassium channel family protein, whose translation MIILNLLYLLVGMAFIILCIVDFIWTTLWIDGGAGPVTNRLSSLIWRMARMIGGNHSKSLSLAGPFVLSATLLMWISLLWIGWTLIFAGLGQAISPSHGTDAISWVDRFYFAGYLIFTLGNGDFSPKEGSAQIVSVLATGTGMLFITFGVTYLISILSAVTMKRSFASSIHGLGETAEELVSSAWNGHDFHNLDLLLASYSEQLSSLAAQHAAYPVLHYYHAVSHKTAMPSAIAILDEAVSLIKFAVPVSYHPNQLLLKEMRSSIDQYLDTLNKSFYKPSKQIPPIPNFNIFQEAEIPMMPETDYLNAFATLENRRRKLLGGLEADGRSWSSS comes from the coding sequence GTGATTATTCTGAATTTACTTTATTTACTTGTTGGCATGGCATTTATTATCCTTTGCATCGTCGATTTTATTTGGACGACTTTGTGGATTGATGGTGGTGCGGGACCCGTTACGAACCGCTTGTCTTCACTTATTTGGAGAATGGCTAGAATGATTGGAGGAAATCATTCCAAATCACTTAGCTTAGCAGGTCCGTTCGTATTGAGTGCAACGTTGTTGATGTGGATTTCTTTATTGTGGATTGGCTGGACTTTGATTTTTGCGGGACTCGGACAAGCGATTTCCCCTTCTCATGGAACTGATGCTATTTCCTGGGTCGACCGCTTTTACTTTGCCGGTTATTTAATCTTTACACTCGGCAACGGTGATTTCAGCCCAAAAGAAGGAAGTGCGCAAATTGTTTCCGTTCTTGCAACAGGTACAGGTATGCTGTTCATCACTTTTGGTGTTACGTATTTAATCTCCATTTTAAGCGCGGTTACGATGAAACGTTCTTTCGCTTCGAGCATTCATGGTCTTGGAGAAACTGCTGAAGAGCTAGTTAGTAGCGCTTGGAACGGCCATGACTTTCATAACCTCGATCTTTTACTAGCTAGCTACTCAGAGCAACTAAGTTCACTTGCTGCCCAACACGCAGCTTACCCTGTTTTACATTACTATCATGCCGTGAGTCATAAGACCGCTATGCCATCAGCAATTGCGATTTTAGATGAAGCAGTGAGTTTGATCAAATTCGCTGTTCCCGTTAGCTATCATCCGAATCAGCTGTTGTTGAAAGAAATGCGCTCTAGTATCGATCAGTATTTAGACACACTGAACAAGTCATTTTATAAGCCATCCAAACAGATTCCACCTATTCCTAATTTCAACATTTTTCAGGAAGCAGAAATTCCAATGATGCCAGAAACAGATTACCTTAACGCATTTGCAACGTTAGAAAATCGCCGCCGAAAATTATTAGGCGGACTCGAAGCAGATGGACGTTCATGGTCTTCAAGTTAA
- a CDS encoding putative immunity protein has protein sequence MTDKSKIKIVDNTVLRSEIARATKRVTHVHLATWALSVAKRVLCYVEKEFPHSDQLQNGIQVGELWQRGEASVQEVRQAGFNVHELARRCESETAKAAARAIGHAVSVGHMRGHAVVCSDYAIKAVGLDSKADMNKITEERQWQLNELEQYRD, from the coding sequence ATGACAGATAAATCAAAAATCAAAATCGTAGATAATACGGTGTTGCGGAGTGAGATAGCAAGAGCGACAAAACGGGTAACTCACGTTCATTTGGCAACGTGGGCATTGAGTGTGGCAAAACGCGTGCTCTGTTACGTTGAAAAAGAGTTTCCGCATAGTGACCAGTTACAAAATGGGATTCAAGTTGGGGAACTGTGGCAACGAGGCGAAGCTTCTGTTCAGGAAGTTAGACAAGCGGGATTCAACGTACATGAACTAGCAAGACGATGTGAAAGTGAAACGGCAAAAGCGGCAGCTCGGGCAATTGGACATGCTGTTAGTGTGGGGCATATGCGGGGACATGCAGTAGTTTGTTCAGATTACGCCATTAAAGCAGTCGGGCTTGATTCAAAAGCTGACATGAATAAGATTACCGAAGAAAGACAGTGGCAATTAAATGAATTAGAACAGTATCGCGATTAG
- a CDS encoding carbon starvation protein A: protein MYTFLISIVILVVAYFTYGKFIEKLFDPVEARKTPAYANADGVDFVPMNKHKNALIQLLNIAGTGPIFGPIMGALYGPVAFLWIVIGSIFAGAVHDYLTGMISIRNKGAHIPELAGKFLGAASKHIVNVFALLLLLLVGTVFVTTPASLLSILVDGKIAAGIIIGVIFIYYFLSTILPIDKIIGRFYPYFGAVLLIGTLGVGIALLFSDYKIPELNFTNMHPGNLPIFPILFFTITCGALSGFHATQSPIISRTVEKESQGRYIFYGMMIAEAIIAMIWAAAAMSIFDGQSLSGLINSGTPSAVVNEVSMTLLGAVGGTIAVLGAIVLPITSGDTAFRAARSIIADYIKMDQTQLVKRLIIAIPLFIISAALTQIDFNLLWRYFSWANQATAGIALWIATMYLYIQGKNYLVSLAPAVFITYMVFVYILNQKIGFNLDLDLSYIVGLVLTAVVIVLFYGKARKNRQQDVQTVVTVE, encoded by the coding sequence ATGTATACTTTTTTAATTTCCATTGTCATTTTAGTGGTAGCCTATTTTACATATGGTAAATTTATCGAAAAACTATTTGATCCGGTTGAAGCAAGGAAAACACCAGCTTATGCGAATGCAGATGGTGTCGACTTTGTCCCAATGAATAAACACAAAAATGCACTGATTCAATTGTTAAATATAGCTGGAACCGGTCCAATTTTCGGTCCAATCATGGGTGCCTTGTACGGACCCGTCGCATTTTTGTGGATAGTCATCGGTTCGATTTTTGCTGGAGCGGTTCATGATTATTTGACCGGCATGATTTCCATACGCAATAAAGGTGCACATATCCCAGAACTTGCAGGAAAATTTCTTGGGGCAGCGTCAAAGCACATCGTCAACGTCTTTGCGTTGCTGCTGCTATTGTTAGTCGGAACAGTATTTGTTACGACGCCCGCATCGTTGCTTTCGATTTTGGTGGATGGTAAAATCGCAGCGGGTATTATCATTGGTGTCATCTTTATTTATTATTTCTTATCAACGATCTTGCCAATCGATAAAATTATTGGGCGATTTTATCCTTATTTCGGTGCTGTATTATTAATAGGGACACTGGGCGTGGGCATTGCGCTGTTATTCTCTGATTACAAAATACCGGAACTCAACTTCACGAACATGCACCCAGGCAATTTGCCAATTTTTCCGATTTTGTTTTTCACCATTACTTGTGGCGCGTTATCTGGGTTTCATGCAACGCAGTCACCGATTATCTCTCGGACGGTTGAAAAAGAATCGCAGGGCCGTTATATATTTTATGGCATGATGATTGCAGAAGCCATCATCGCGATGATTTGGGCAGCTGCGGCTATGAGTATTTTTGATGGACAATCTTTGAGTGGTCTGATCAATTCAGGAACGCCATCTGCCGTTGTTAATGAAGTATCCATGACTTTGCTCGGTGCAGTGGGTGGTACCATAGCAGTTCTCGGTGCGATTGTTTTACCCATCACGTCAGGAGACACAGCATTCCGTGCAGCTCGTTCTATTATTGCAGATTACATCAAGATGGATCAGACTCAGCTAGTAAAGCGATTGATTATCGCTATTCCACTTTTTATTATTTCAGCGGCTTTGACTCAAATTGACTTTAATCTTCTGTGGCGCTATTTCTCTTGGGCCAACCAAGCAACTGCGGGAATCGCTTTATGGATCGCAACAATGTATCTCTATATCCAAGGTAAAAACTACTTGGTGTCGCTTGCGCCTGCTGTCTTTATCACCTATATGGTTTTTGTCTATATACTCAATCAAAAAATCGGTTTTAATCTCGATCTCGATCTTTCATACATCGTTGGGTTGGTGCTGACTGCGGTAGTGATTGTACTATTTTACGGCAAAGCCAGAAAAAATCGACAACAAGATGTCCAAACAGTCGTTACAGTAGAATGA
- a CDS encoding low molecular weight protein-tyrosine-phosphatase, whose protein sequence is MIRVLLVCLGNICRSPMAEAVLREQLNRAGMSNYVEVDSAGTGNWHIGQDPHPGTLKILKDHSISATGLKGRQLQPDDFAAFDYILGMDQHNIMDIRLILGQSTHPKICRFLDLTDQAKDVPDPYFTGDFEETYELISKGSAALIGKIKREHNV, encoded by the coding sequence ATGATTCGTGTGTTACTTGTTTGTCTCGGAAATATTTGCCGGTCACCGATGGCAGAAGCTGTTTTACGTGAGCAATTAAACAGGGCGGGAATGTCCAATTATGTAGAAGTGGATTCTGCTGGAACGGGGAATTGGCATATTGGCCAAGATCCGCATCCGGGAACTTTGAAAATTTTAAAAGATCACAGCATTTCGGCAACAGGTTTAAAAGGGCGTCAGTTGCAGCCGGATGATTTTGCTGCATTCGATTACATTCTTGGAATGGATCAACACAATATAATGGATATCCGTTTGATACTCGGTCAGTCCACTCATCCGAAAATCTGTCGTTTTTTAGATTTAACCGATCAAGCGAAAGACGTACCTGATCCTTATTTCACAGGCGATTTCGAAGAAACCTATGAACTCATAAGCAAAGGCAGTGCAGCATTAATTGGAAAGATTAAAAGAGAACATAATGTATAA